In Microbulbifer salipaludis, a genomic segment contains:
- a CDS encoding ester cyclase, with protein sequence MHTIIMQMYGAAAAAPSSSGAVASAIAPLLTEDVTFCAAHPINDLQGSAQVAEQFFAPLLAAMPDLERKEYIAVPGEFQGKQWVNGTGYLMGTFAGDLFGIPASNAPAYLRYTEMVRFEGERIAEYYVILDFLDLMTQVGVNPLRPGLGFPGLVPPPSDTSLGLVPGTAAEGRASIELIEAMLDCLGGYDGKSLHSMALAEYWTPDFMWYGPAGIGTTRGIDGFRRQHQGPFLRAFPDRVVDRKQNLVGCGNYASTGGWPHMTATHSGEGWLGLAPSGRTIKLRVMDIWRREGGLLRENWVGIDIIHMLKQLGLDVFEQMRQLQERGQRYV encoded by the coding sequence ATGCACACAATAATAATGCAGATGTACGGGGCCGCCGCAGCGGCCCCTTCCAGTAGTGGTGCCGTCGCCAGTGCGATCGCACCGCTGCTGACCGAAGATGTGACCTTTTGCGCCGCTCACCCGATTAACGACCTGCAGGGCTCAGCGCAGGTGGCTGAACAGTTCTTTGCGCCGCTGCTGGCGGCTATGCCGGATCTCGAGCGCAAGGAATACATTGCGGTTCCCGGTGAGTTCCAGGGCAAGCAGTGGGTCAACGGTACCGGCTACCTGATGGGTACTTTTGCCGGGGACCTGTTCGGCATCCCGGCGAGCAACGCGCCGGCCTACCTGCGCTATACCGAAATGGTGCGCTTCGAGGGCGAGCGGATCGCCGAGTACTATGTGATCCTCGATTTCCTCGACCTGATGACTCAGGTGGGGGTAAACCCGCTGCGCCCGGGCCTCGGTTTTCCCGGCCTGGTGCCGCCGCCGTCGGATACCAGCCTGGGGCTGGTGCCGGGCACGGCGGCAGAGGGGCGGGCCAGTATCGAGCTGATCGAGGCGATGCTCGACTGCCTCGGTGGCTACGACGGCAAGTCCCTGCACAGCATGGCGCTGGCGGAGTACTGGACGCCGGACTTCATGTGGTACGGGCCGGCCGGTATCGGCACCACGCGCGGTATCGATGGCTTCCGCCGCCAGCACCAGGGCCCGTTCCTGCGGGCTTTCCCGGATCGCGTGGTCGACCGCAAGCAGAACCTGGTGGGTTGTGGCAATTACGCGTCCACCGGCGGCTGGCCGCACATGACCGCGACCCACAGTGGCGAGGGCTGGCTCGGCCTGGCACCCAGTGGGCGCACCATCAAACTGCGCGTGATGGACATCTGGCGCCGCGAGGGAGGCCTGCTCAGGGAAAACTGGGTGGGGATCGATATCATTCACATGCTCAAGCAGCTGGGACTGGATGTGTTTGAGCAGATGCGCCAGCTGCAGGAGCGGGGTCAGCGCTATGTCTGA
- a CDS encoding sodium:solute symporter, whose protein sequence is MSEFGLLNWVVLSAYLAVSIGIGAAMGRKVHSSQDFFLGDRSIPWWAIGISVVSTYVSALTFLGGPAWAYTDGLSVMAIHLNYPLVIFLVVSFFLPFFYNSGVASIYEYQEKRFGATSRCVMAGVFLISQTLTTAAVLYATSLVLEFITGVPVQTCIAIVTVAALLYTMMGGLAAVIWTDVVQAGILFAGAFIIVFQLLDQLPVPLATALSELKGQGMTNAIVTDLDFSNVTTVWSGVIAMTLFHVTIYGANQMMVQRSLAAKNIGDAKKSMMMMGYGAFFIYFLFIALGVLFYFFYQGKEFENGNTIILQFAAEYGFPGLMGLIAAAVLAASMSSLDSALNSMSTVSTLDFYKRFYRRDADDRHYLVVSRLFTIFWAALIIIPALMFASSTGSILEILSKLGSYFVGAKLSMFALGFFSKNTTERGLLVGVAVGFAVLIWVANYTDVAWPWYAAIGGVVNMVVSYVASRILDGTQAEYSEYTIAGQKKLFAETGRAEREGNWFVVPGRVDRQAYGLLVFFVLSIAFLVVFNLSIS, encoded by the coding sequence ATGTCTGAATTTGGTTTGCTCAACTGGGTGGTACTCAGCGCCTACCTTGCAGTCAGCATCGGTATCGGTGCGGCCATGGGGCGCAAGGTGCACTCGTCACAGGATTTTTTCCTCGGTGACCGCAGTATCCCCTGGTGGGCCATTGGTATTTCCGTGGTCAGCACCTACGTCAGTGCGCTGACGTTCCTCGGTGGGCCGGCCTGGGCCTACACCGACGGCCTGTCGGTGATGGCGATTCACCTGAACTATCCGCTGGTTATCTTTCTGGTGGTCAGTTTCTTCCTGCCGTTTTTCTACAACAGCGGCGTGGCCTCCATTTACGAATATCAGGAAAAGCGCTTCGGCGCGACGTCCCGCTGCGTGATGGCGGGTGTGTTCCTGATTTCGCAGACCCTGACCACGGCGGCGGTGCTTTATGCCACTTCGCTGGTGCTGGAATTCATTACCGGGGTGCCGGTGCAAACCTGCATCGCCATTGTCACGGTTGCGGCACTGCTGTACACGATGATGGGCGGTCTTGCGGCCGTGATCTGGACGGATGTGGTGCAGGCGGGAATCCTGTTTGCGGGTGCGTTTATTATCGTGTTTCAGCTGCTTGACCAGTTGCCTGTGCCCTTGGCGACGGCGCTGTCCGAACTGAAAGGGCAGGGCATGACCAATGCCATCGTCACCGATCTGGATTTTTCCAATGTCACCACGGTTTGGTCCGGTGTCATCGCCATGACGTTGTTCCATGTCACCATTTACGGTGCCAACCAGATGATGGTGCAGCGTTCGCTTGCGGCAAAGAACATCGGTGACGCCAAGAAATCCATGATGATGATGGGTTACGGCGCGTTCTTTATTTACTTCCTGTTTATTGCGCTCGGTGTGCTGTTCTATTTTTTCTATCAGGGCAAAGAGTTCGAGAACGGCAACACCATTATCCTGCAGTTTGCGGCGGAGTACGGGTTCCCCGGTCTGATGGGCCTGATTGCGGCGGCGGTGCTGGCAGCCAGTATGTCGAGCCTGGACTCGGCACTGAATTCCATGTCGACTGTGTCCACCCTGGATTTCTACAAGCGCTTCTACCGCAGGGATGCCGATGACCGGCACTACCTGGTGGTGTCGCGCCTGTTCACCATTTTCTGGGCGGCGCTGATCATCATCCCCGCACTGATGTTCGCCTCCAGCACCGGCAGCATCCTCGAGATCCTGAGCAAGCTGGGTTCCTACTTTGTAGGTGCCAAACTTAGCATGTTCGCGCTGGGGTTCTTCTCCAAGAACACCACCGAGCGCGGCCTGTTGGTCGGCGTGGCCGTGGGCTTTGCGGTGCTGATCTGGGTAGCCAATTACACCGATGTGGCCTGGCCCTGGTATGCGGCCATCGGCGGGGTGGTAAATATGGTGGTGTCCTATGTGGCCAGCCGCATCCTCGATGGCACCCAGGCGGAATACTCCGAGTACACCATTGCCGGGCAGAAGAAACTGTTTGCTGAAACCGGGCGTGCAGAACGGGAGGGCAACTGGTTTGTCGTTCCCGGACGGGTCGACCGCCAGGCGTATGGCCTGCTGGTCTTCTTTGTCTTGTCCATTGCCTTCCTGGTGGTTTTTAACCTGAGTATTTCCTGA
- a CDS encoding ester cyclase: protein MKDYFDNAPAKGPEGNMRGFDAEFTDIVDYILRITYRIWEGKQVGLCHDYYSEDCPVYTLGGYVEGAEVVMQNTLKTLSGYPDRTLHADNIIWGGDDVTGYHSSHLICTNMTNLGPNEFGPATGKRVQIQVIAHCVCKDNKIVEEWLVRDNYSLAEQLGYEPLEVATQLAQKPLDPASTFAKWLTSEHQRVSASGRERTAYPSVTEDRAGFIATALHNIWNARMLGDCNLVYAENARLHASARDDLEGVTSISRFYMEILGAMPDAKISADYSCVNSMNDADPHVAVRWVIAGHHTGNGRWGEATGAPLLILGESHYRFEGGKVVEEWLVFDELAVLTQVQRARLAQVQGQE from the coding sequence ATGAAAGACTATTTTGACAACGCACCCGCGAAGGGCCCCGAAGGTAACATGCGCGGTTTCGATGCGGAGTTTACCGATATCGTCGACTATATCCTTCGCATTACCTACCGCATTTGGGAGGGCAAGCAGGTCGGCCTGTGCCACGACTATTACTCCGAGGACTGCCCGGTGTACACCCTCGGCGGGTATGTGGAGGGGGCCGAGGTGGTGATGCAGAACACCCTCAAGACCCTGTCGGGCTACCCGGACCGCACCCTGCACGCAGACAACATTATCTGGGGCGGCGATGACGTGACGGGCTACCACTCCTCGCACCTGATCTGCACCAACATGACCAATCTGGGGCCAAATGAATTCGGCCCGGCGACCGGCAAGCGCGTGCAGATCCAGGTGATCGCCCACTGTGTGTGCAAGGACAACAAGATTGTCGAAGAGTGGCTGGTGCGCGACAACTATTCACTGGCCGAGCAGCTCGGCTACGAGCCCCTTGAGGTGGCTACCCAGCTGGCGCAGAAGCCACTGGACCCGGCCAGCACATTCGCCAAGTGGCTCACCAGCGAGCACCAGCGTGTTTCCGCCAGCGGCCGCGAGCGCACAGCCTATCCGTCCGTGACCGAGGACCGCGCCGGCTTTATCGCGACCGCACTGCACAATATCTGGAACGCACGCATGCTGGGTGACTGCAATCTGGTGTACGCCGAAAACGCACGCCTGCACGCCTCGGCTCGCGACGACCTGGAAGGGGTAACCAGCATTTCCCGCTTTTACATGGAAATCCTCGGTGCGATGCCGGATGCGAAGATTTCGGCGGACTACAGCTGTGTGAATTCCATGAACGATGCCGACCCGCACGTCGCCGTGCGCTGGGTCATCGCCGGCCACCACACCGGCAACGGCCGCTGGGGCGAGGCTACTGGCGCGCCGCTTCTGATCCTGGGCGAGAGCCACTACCGCTTCGAGGGCGGCAAGGTGGTCGAGGAGTGGTTGGTATTCGACGAACTGGCGGTGCTGACTCAGGTGCAGCGCGCGCGCCTGGCGCAGGTGCAAGGCCAGGAGTAA